The following proteins come from a genomic window of Rissa tridactyla isolate bRisTri1 chromosome 11, bRisTri1.patW.cur.20221130, whole genome shotgun sequence:
- the RGS14 gene encoding regulator of G-protein signaling 14 — MQGKAKLLLVHNGRMGPAVSDGELNASRARGSNHSVNSLPGPPSTCGSTQGSVVSWAESFETLLQDRVAVTYFTEFLKKEFSAENVYFWQACERFQQIPASDTQQLAQEARRIYDEFLSSHSVSPVNIDKQAWIGEDMLATPSPDMFRVQQLQIFNLMKFDSYTRFVKSPLYQACLQAESQGQPLPDLRPHSRSSSPPPDLSKKSKLKLGKSLPLGVEMAGSGASRSPRRSFRKGERREPSWAEGGEGGGSAMLWRESQGSLNSSASLDLGFLSSTSTAASPWTEGHRKSLGGSEAELPSKPMKYCCVYLPDGTASLASVRPGHSIRDMLAGICEKRGFSLPDIKVYLVGNEQKALVLDQECSVLADQEVKLENRISFELEISSLNKTIRITAKSTKRIREALQPVLGKYGVRMELALLRRHGEPAALDLEKLVSTVAAQKLVLETPADMRVTESAEAAAAPSPLRSEEGSPTGTEPDMLWEMPSSFSRPRSSAATNLNRRTYDLEGLVELLNRAQSCRANDQRGLLSKEDLVLPDFLQLPGQDNSACKGSDQPHAPHPGSEGNGHPQPAEPAPAQPPVDHELR; from the exons ATGCAGGGCAAGGCCAAGCTGCTGCTGGTCCACAACGGCCGCATG GGCCCGGCTGTGTCGGATGGAG agTTAAACGCCTCCAGGGCCCGTGGCAGCAACCACAGCGTGAACAGCCTGCCAGGGCCGCCGTCCACCTGTGGCTCCACACAGGGGTCTGTGGTCAGCTGGGCCGAATCCTTCGAGACGCTGCTGCAGGACCGCGTGGCCGTCACCTACTTCACT GAATTCCTCAAGAAGGAGTTCAGTGCTGAAAATGTCTACTTCTGGCAGGCGTGCGAGCGCTTCCAGCAGATCCCGGCCAGCGACACGCAGCAG CTGGCCCAGGAGGCACGGCGGATCTACGATGAGTTCCTCTCCAGCCACTCAGTCAGTCCCGTGAACATCGACAAGCAGGCCTGGATTGGGGAGGACATGctggccaccccctccccagacaTGTTTCGCGTCCAGCAGCTCCAG ATCTTTAACCTGATGAAGTTTGACAGCTACACGCGCTTCGTTAAATCCCCGCTCTACCAggcctgcctgcaggcagagagCCAGGGACAGCCCCTGCCAGACCTGCGGCCGCACtcccgcagcagcagccccccacctgACCTCAGCAAG AAGTCAAAGCTGAAGCTGGGCAAGTCCCTGCCACTGGGTGTGGAGATGGCAGGCAGTGGTGCCAGCCGCAGCCCCCGACGGTCCTTCAGGAAGGGAGAACGGCGGGAGCCCTCCTGGGCAG AAGGGGGAGAAGGCGGTGGGAGTGCCATGCTGTGGCGGGAGTCCCAGGGCTCGCTCAACTCCTCAGCCAGCCTGGACCTGGGCTTCCTGTCCTCGACCAGCACGGCCGCCAGCCCCTGGACGGAG GGCCATCggaagagcctggggggcagcGAGGCAGAGCTGCCGTCCAAGCCCATGAAGTACTGCTGCGTGTACCTGCCTGACGGCACGGCCTCGCTGGCCTCCGTCCGGCCCGGCCACTCCATCCGTGACATGCTGGCGGGGATATGCGAGAAACGCGGCTTCAGCCTCCCCGACATCAAGGTTTACCTGGTGGGGAATGAGCAG AAAGCGCTGGTGCTGGACCAGGAGTGCTCTGTGCTGGCAGACCAGGAGGTGAAGCTGGAGAACAGGATAAGCTTTGA GCTGGAAATCTCCTCCCTCAACAAGACCATCCGTATCACGGCAAAGTCAACCAAGCGCATCCGGGAAGCGCTGCAGCCCGTGCTGGGGAAGTATGGCGTGAGGATGGAGCTGGCGCTGCTGCGGCGG CACGGCGAGCCAGCTGCCCTGGACCTCGAGAAGCTGGTCAGCACGGTGGCTGCTCAGAAACTTGTCCTGGAAACGCCGGCAG ACATGCGAGTGACGGAGAGCGCCGAGGCCgcagccgccccctccccactccGGAGCGAG GAGGGAAGCCCGACAGGAACGGAGCCCGACATGCTGTGGGAGATGCCCTCTTCCTTCTCCCGGCCCCGGTCTTCAGCTGCCACGAACCTGAACCGCCGCACATACGACCTGGAAG GGCTGGTGGAGCTGCTGAACCGTGCCCAGAGCTGCCGGGCCAATGACCAGCGTGGGCTGCTCTCCAAGGAGGACCTGGTCCTGCCTGACTTCCTCCAGCTCCCCGGGCAGGACAACAGTGCCTGCAAGGGGTCGGATCAGCCCCACGCCCCTCACCCAGGCTCCGAGGGAAATGGCCATCCTCAGCCCGCAGAGCCGGCACCGGCTCAGCCTCCGGTCGACCACGAGCTCCGATGA
- the LOC128916195 gene encoding ADP-ribosylation factor-like protein 3: MGDVQKGLLSVIQRLKGSPEQELRIVLLGLDNAGKTTLLKCLASEEVSTITPTQGFNIKSIHSHGFKLNVWDIGGQRSIRPYWKKYLGSTDLLIYVIDSADQKRFEETGQELAELTEEESLAGVPLLVFANKQDLVTAAPAAEIAEGLSLHTYRDREWQIQACSALSGEGVQDGMNWISSQIMNRKK; encoded by the exons ATGGGTGATGTGCAGAAG gggctgctctctgTCATCCAGAGGCTGAAGGGCTCCCCGGAGCAGGAGCTCCGCATTGTCCTGCTGGGGCTGGACAACGCCGGGAAGACCACGCTGCTGAAATGCCTGGCGTCCGAGGAGGTCAGCACCATCACACCCACCCAG GGCTTCAACATAAAGAGCATCCACTCGCACGGCTTCAAGCTGAATGTCTGGGATATCGGGGGGCAGCGCTCCATCCGCCCGTACTGGAAGAAGTATCTGGGCAGCACTGACCTGCTG ATTTATGTCATTGACAGTGCAGACCAGAAGCGCTTCGAGGAGACAGGGCAG gagctggcagagctcaCCGAGGAGGAATCCCTCGCAGGGGTCCCGCTGCTGGTGTTTGCCAACAAGCAGGACCTAGTGACTGCAGCACCTGCAGCCGAAATCGCAGAAGGGCTGAGCCTCCACACCTACCGGGACCGGGAATGGCAGATCCAGGCCTGCTCAGCCTTGTCTGGGGAAGGAGTGCAG gaTGGGATGAACTGGATTTCCAGCCAGATCATGAATAGGAAGAAGTGA